A genomic segment from Spinacia oleracea cultivar Varoflay chromosome 3, BTI_SOV_V1, whole genome shotgun sequence encodes:
- the LOC110782386 gene encoding uncharacterized protein, with protein MASVTLTPLRSLFLPPTLLLPTPSAFNRCFSVKTKAQITNQSNNNGGAAVVWFKNDLRIDDHPGIVSAASNHANVVPIYVFDPRILSRFPDEMVELLILAVEDLRRSLKEHGSNLMIRFGNVENILWELVKEIKATVLFAEEEVEYDLRSLVATVEDFLAADPVLDWRPKIELWRTSFYDVKNLDDLPAFFGDVKKPQQDDVSLLGIPRLHGCFMELDWGHLPTVDDVGTFMDCHANREKEQWYSIKHTSAEDVLRMDHMKLFKSVSLGMGESRVSELGSSSQFPNETRRKGLKNSVFGTSKGNIVAGGTEVVLNAFAGYLRYLEGTARDDWQEVHQRLRETETRTGASFGTLFGSALQLGTISSRRVYYEAIRYEKERNAGFLSPFGYSTTTVAAAINAVCSVEWYWLLSLKSLSRREEPYSKRLWRWNGHLIQYTVVGCEGPAVLLVHGFGAFFEHYRDNLSNIADGGNRVWALTLLGFGQSEKPNIVYSELMWAELLRDFIVEVVGEPAHLVGNSIGGYFISIVGGLWPSLVKSIVLMNTAGNVIPGYSSLLFFKERQISGAAWLGSRALLQYLRLSTRSLVKNCYPTRPERADDCLITEMLRASYDPGSVEVMESVFSFNLSIPLNHLLSRLKGKVLVLQGMKDPISDSRSKLAMFREHCEGIIIKELDAGHCPHDECPEEVNTLIREWISAIEGRLHSEIVDSSISSACT; from the exons ATGGCGTCAGTCACTCTCACTCCACTTCGTTCTCTCTTTCTACCCCCTACTCTCCTCCTTCCTACACCTTCTGCCTTCAATCGCTGCTTCTCCGTGAAGACGAAGGCACAAATTACGAATCAAAGCAACAACAATGGCGGTGCTGCTGTTGTGTGGTTCAAGAATGACCTTCGAATCGACGATCACCCCGGCATTGTTTCCGCCGCCTCCAACCACGCCAATGTTGTCCCTATTTATGTCTTTGATCCTCGGATTTTATCCC GTTTTCCTGATGAAATGGTAGAACTTCTTATTCTTGCTGTAGAAGATCTAAGGAGGTCACTGAAGGAGCATGGATCCAATCTGATGATCAGATTTGGGAATGTGGAAAACATTCTATGGGAACTAGTGAAAGAG ATTAAAGCAACCGTTTTATTTGCCGAAGAAGAAGTAGAATATGATTTGCGTTCTTTGGTTGCTACTGTTGAGGATTTCCTAGCAGCAGATCCTGTTCTAGATTGGAGACCAAAGATTGAATTGTGGCGGACATCCTTTTACGATGTTAAG AACTTAGATGATTTACCTGCATTCTTTGGAGATGTGAAGAAACCACAACAGGATGATGTTTCGTTGCTTGGCATTCCGAGATTACATGGGTGCTTTATGGAGTTGGATTGGG GTCATCTTCCCACTGTTGATGATGTGGGTACATTCATGGACTGTCATGCAAATAGAGAAAAAGAACAATGGTATTCCATCAAACACACTTCAGCAGAAGATGTATTGAGAATGGATCACATGAAGCTGTTCAAATCAGTCAGTCTCGGCATGGGGGAATCGAGGGTTTCAGAACTAGGGAGCAGCAGCCAATTTCCCAATGAAACTCGGAGGAAGGGGCTGAAAAATTCTGTTTTTGGTACAAGTAAAGGAAACATAGTTGCTGGTGGAACAGAAGTTGTATTGAATGCATTCGCTGGGTATTTGAGATATCTGGAAGGAACAGCTCGAGACGACTGGCAAGA GGTCCACCAAAGGCTGAGGGAGACTGAAACCCGAACTGGAGCTTCATTTGGAACTCTTTTTGGATCTGCTCTGCAGCTTGGTACCATATCCAGTCGAAGAGTATATTATGAAGCTATAAGATATGAAAAAGAACGAAATGCAGGATTTTTATCTCCATTTGGGTATTCTACAACAACAGTTGCTGCTGCCATAAATGCAGTATGCTCAGTCGAG TGGTATTGGCTTCTGAGTTTGAAAAGTTTGTCTCGGAGAGAAGAACCGTACTCTAAGAGACTGTGGAGATGGAATGGACACCTAATTCAG TACACAGTTGTTGGTTGTGAAGGGCCCGCTGTTCTTCTTGTTCATGGATTTGGGGCTTTCTTTGAGCACTACCGTGACAACTTGAGTAATATAGCTGATGGTGGGAATCGAGTTTGGGCTCTTACTCTTTTGGGCTTTGGGCAGTCTGAAAAGCCAAATATTGTTTACAGTGAGCTCATGTGGGCGGAATTATTGCGCGATTTCATTGTCGAGGTTGTGGGTGAGCCAGCACATCTTGTTGGGAATTCCATTGGTG GGTACTTTATTTCGATTGTCGGTGGTCTTTGGCCTTCGCTAGTCAAGTCTATTGTTCTTATGAACACTGCTGGAAATGTTATTCCTGGATATTCCTCACTGCTATTCTTCAAG GAAAGACAAATTTCTGGGGCTGCTTGGTTGGGGTCAAGAGCACTTCTGCAATACTTGAGACTTAGCACAAGAAGCCTCGTTAAGAATTGCTACCCTACT CGGCCTGAACGAGCTGATGACTGTCTCATCACGGAAATGCTCAGAGCA TCATACGATCCTGGTTCAGTTGAGGTTATGGAGAGTGTATTCAGCTTCAATTTGTCCATTCCTCTTAATCATCTTTTAAGCAGATTAAAGgggaaggttttagttttacaG GGAATGAAAGACCCTATATCTGATTCTCGTTCCAAGCTTGCAATGTTCAGAGAGCATTGTGAAGGGATCATAATCAAGGAGCTTGATGCTG GTCATTGCCCCCATGATGAGTGTCCAGAAGAAGTCAATACTCTGATCCGGGAATGGATATCGGCGATTGAGGGCAGACTTCATTCTGAGATCGTTGATTCATCAATCAGCTCGGCATGCACATAG
- the LOC110782269 gene encoding protein LPA2, which produces MAVLPLQSSCFTNKPHLLLFKTHPTKPRFTITSLDSSSSSSQSAKPTINNDPIEQSSDKKPISSTGQGFGPVQTPKPSPATGKKKGKRERASIIRRNPVEKPAFLDKNGGAEEGQQQGENERAFLLTWLGLGGVIFVQGITLSVSGFLPEEWDKFLVKFLYPTFTPTVVLFVAGTVVYGVSKYLQNENAGKPK; this is translated from the exons ATGGCAGTGCTTCCTCTTCAATCCTCTTGCTTCACCAATAAACCTCATCTCCTGCTCTTCAAAACTCATCCCACCAAACCCAGATTCACCATCACTTCCCTtgattcatcatcatcatcgtcacaATCTGCAAAACCCACAATTAATAATGACCCAATTGAGCAATCTTCAGACAAAAAACCCATTTCATCAACCGGGCAAGGGTTTGGGCCAGTCCAGACACCAAAACCGTCACCGGCAAccgggaagaagaaggggaagaGGGAGAGAGCGTCAATTATACGCCGGAATCCTGTCGAAAAACCGGCTTTTCTGGATAAGAATGGTGGGGCAGAGGAAGGTCAGCAGCAGGGTGAGAACGAAAGGGCTTTCTTGCTTACTTGGTTGGGACTTGGTGGTGTCATTTTTGTTCAGGGGATTACTCTTTCTGTCTCAG GATTTCTTCCAGAAGAGTGGGATAAGTTCTTGGTAAAGTTTCTGTACCCAACTTTCACCCCCACGGTGGTCTTGTTTGTTGCGGGAACAGTTGTATATGGTGTTTCGAAGTACCTGCAGAATGAAAACGCAGGAAAACCAAAATGA
- the LOC110782387 gene encoding probable carboxylesterase 12, whose translation MSYTNTDTNTAESEWNYSESDIAHEFLFFNVLKDGRVHVLLPPVEKVPPSFGSTVGVSIKDVEITSDVSARILLPSSTTAQKLPVVFYIYGSGFCMRAAFSEDYTRFCSNIATEANAIVVSVEYGIFPARPIPACYDDSWAALQWLASHGNGSGPDPWINNHADLRRIFVGGDSAGGNISHTLLAKVGSTGLPGDANIEGMILVNPYFGEDDKMWMYMCPTNEGPTDRRMKPAVEDLGRIGCGRVLVFLAEFDALYCAGKMYTDELIKSGWKGTVEIVVNKGKDHCFHLADYTDLEAIAIRGRIASFINNQG comes from the coding sequence ATGTCTTACACAAACACAGACACAAACACAGCTGAATCTGAGTGGAACTACTCAGAATCAGACATAGCTCATGAATTCCTGTTTTTCAACGTCCTCAAAGATGGTCGTGTCCATGTTTTACTTCCACCTGTTGAGAAAGTCCCCCCTTCCTTTGGCTCCACCGTCGGCGTCTCAATAAAAGACGTCGAAATAACATCCGACGTCTCAGCCCGAATCTTACTCCCTTCATCCACCACTGCACAGAAACTCCCTGTTGTATTCTACATCTATGGCAGTGGCTTTTGTATGCGAGCCGCCTTTTCTGAGGATTACACCCGCTTCTGTTCCAACATCGCCACCGAAGCCAACGCCATTGTTGTCTCAGTTGAATACGGCATCTTCCCTGCACGCCCGATTCCCGCGTGCTATGACGATTCCTGGGCAGCGCTCCAGTGGTTGGCGTCTCACGGTAACGGGTCTGGACCTGACCCGTGGATCAACAACCACGCCGATCTTCGCCGGATCTTCGTCGGCGGGGATTCTGCAGGAGGAAACATCTCTCACACCTTATTAGCTAAGGTAGGGTCTACAGGACTCCCTGGGGATGCGAACATTGAAGGGATGATATTAGTCAACCCGTACTTTGGGGAAGATGATAAGATGTGGATGTACATGTGCCCTACTAATGAAGGACCTACTGATCGTAGAATGAAACCTGCTGTAGAGGATCTGGGTAGGATCGGGTGTGGTAGGGTGTTGGTGTTTCTGGCTGAGTTTGATGCGTTGTACTGTGCAGGGAAGATGTACACGGATGAGTTGATCAAGAGTGGTTGGAAAGGGACGGTTGAGATTGTGGTAAACAAAGGAAAGGATCATTGCTTTCATCTTGCTGATTATACAGATCTTGAGGCTATTGCTATTCGGGGTCGGATCGCTTCCTTTATCAATAATCAAGGTTAA
- the LOC130469231 gene encoding probable carboxylesterase 1, with translation MSSYTNTDTNTAESEWKYSESEIAHEFLFFNVLKDGRVHVLPPPSLDENVLPSFGSTVGVSIKDVEITPDVSARILLPSSTTAQKLPVVFYIHGGGFCMRSAFSENYTRFCSNIATEANAIVVSVEYGLFPARPIPACYDDSWAALQWLASHGNGSGPEPWINDHADLHRIFVGGDSAGGNISHTLLAKVGSMGLPGEANIEGMILVHPYFGEDDKMWMYMCPTNEGPTDPRMKPAVEDLARIGCDRVLVFLGEIDGLYGVGKMYTDELIKSGWKGTVEIVVNKEKDHCFHLPDYTDLEAVAIRRLIASFINNQG, from the coding sequence ATGTCTTCTTACACAAACACAGACACAAACACAGCTGAATCTGAGTGGAAGTACTCAGAATCAGAAATTGCTCATGAATTCCTGTTTTTCAATGTCCTCAAAGATGGTCGTGTCCATGTCTTACCTCCTCCTAGTCTTGATGAGAATGTCCTCCCTTCCTTTGGCTCCACCGTCGGTGTTTCAATAAAAGACGTCGAAATAACACCCGACGTCTCAGCCCGAATCTTACTTCCTTCATCCACCACTGCACAGAAACTCCCTGTTGTATTCTACATCCATGGCGGTGGCTTTTGTATGAGATCCGCCTTTTCCGAGAATTACACACGCTTCTGTTCCAACATCGCCACCGAAGCTAACGCCATTGTTGTCTCGGTTGAATACGGCCTCTTCCCTGCACGCCCGATTCCCGCATGTTATGACGATTCCTGGGCCGCGCTCCAGTGGTTGGCGTCTCACGGTAACGGGTCTGGACCTGAACCGTGGATCAACGATCACGCTGATCTTCACCGGATCTTCGTTGGCGGGGATTCTGCAGGAGGGAATATCTCCCATACTTTATTAGCTAAGGTAGGGTCTATGGGACTTCCTGGGGAAGCAAACATTGAAGGGATGATATTAGTCCATCCTTATTTTGGGGAAGATGATAAGATGTGGATGTATATGTGCCCTACAAATGAAGGGCCTACAGATCCAAGGATGAAGCCTGCTGTAGAGGATCTAGCTAGGATCGGGTGTGACAGGGTGTTGGTGTTTTTAGGTGAGATTGATGGGTTGTACGGTGTAGGGAAGATGTACACAGATGAGTTGATCAAGAGTGGTTGGAAAGGGACGGTTGAGATTGTGGTAAACAAAGAAAAGGATCATTGCTTTCATCTTCCTGATTATACGGATCTTGAGGCTGTTGCTATTCGGCGACTGATCGCTTCCTTTATCAATAATCAAGGTTAA
- the LOC110782388 gene encoding probable carboxylesterase 1 has protein sequence MSSNTNTDTNTAESEWNYSESDIAHEFLFFNVLKDGRVHVLVPPDEKVPPSFGSTVGVSIKDVEITPDVSARILLPVSASSTGAHTAQKLPVVLYIHGGGFCMRSAFSEDYTRFCSNIATEANAIVVSVEYGLFPARPIPACYDDSWAALQWLASHGNGSGPDPWINDHADLHRIFVGGDSAGGNISHTLLAKVGSTGLPGEANIKGMILIHPYFGEDDKMWMYMCPTNEGPTDRRMKPAVEDLARIGCDRVLVFLGEFDGLYGVGKMYTDELIKSGWKGTVEIVVNKEKDHCFHIPDYTDLEAVAIRRQIASFINNQG, from the coding sequence ATGTCTTCTAACACAAACACAGACACAAACACAGCTGAATCTGAGTGGAACTACTCAGAATCAGACATTGCTCATGAATTCCTGTTTTTCAACGTCCTCAAAGATGGTCGTGTCCATGTCTTAGTTCCACCTGATGAGAAAGTCCCCCCTTCCTTTGGCTCCACCGTCGGCGTCTCAATAAAAGACGTCGAAATAACACCCGACGTCTCAGCCCGAATCTTACTCCCTGTCTCTGCATCATCCACCGGTGCACACACTGCACAGAAACTCCCTGTTGTGTTATACATCCATGGCGGTGGCTTTTGTATGCGATCCGCCTTTTCTGAGGATTACACCCGCTTCTGTTCCAACATTGCCACCGAAGCCAACGCCATTGTTGTCTCGGTTGAATACGGCCTCTTCCCTGCACGTCCGATTCCCGCGTGTTATGACGATTCCTGGGCCGCGCTCCAGTGGTTGGCGTCTCACGGTAACGGGTCTGGACCTGACCCGTGGATCAACGATCACGCCGATCTTCACCGGATCTTCGTTGGCGGGGATTCTGCAGGAGGGAATATCTCCCATACTTTATTAGCTAAGGTAGGGTCTACAGGACTCCCTGGGGAAGCAAACATCAAAGggatgatattaatccacccGTACTTTGGGGAAGATGATAAGATGTGGATGTATATGTGTCCTACAAATGAAGGACCTACTGATCGTAGAATGAAGCCTGCTGTAGAGGATCTGGCTAGGATCGGGTGTGACAGGGTGTTGGTGTTTTTAGGTGAGTTTGATGGGTTGTACGGTGTAGGGAAGATGTACACAGATGAGTTGATCAAGAGTGGTTGGAAAGGGACGGTTGAGATTGTTGTAAACAAAGAAAAGGATCATTGCTTTCATATTCCTGATTATACAGATCTTGAGGCTGTTGCTATTCGGCGACAAATCGCTTCCTTTATCAATAATCAAGGTTAA
- the LOC130470691 gene encoding 2-hydroxyisoflavanone dehydratase-like: MDSGNNHGDNKVVFKSVLFNVLEDGRVVLRFPGATGKKIPPSDDPVTGVKMKDIRISSDVSARVFLPRGESGYTKLPLLLYIHGGGFCMESAFSVVYTRYVSNLAAQANVIVVSVEYSLYSPCRPLPACYEESWAALEWVASHDKGCGLEPWINNHADLQRIFVGGDSAGGNICHTLLACAGRSLSSRQRPLPESVRVEGMILAHPYFGIGGRDEEMWLYMCPTNEGPNDRRLKPTLEDLATIRCERVLVLVAENDPMNVAGKRYVEDLIKSGWKGTVEIVENTKKNHCFHLYNLEDQEAIANMRRITSFIHSSHYIKVKGSNKNPNLHLYSSL; this comes from the coding sequence ATGGATTCCGGTAACAACCATGGTGATAATAAGGTGGTCTTCAAGTCCGTCCTCTTCAATGTCCTCGAAGACGGTCGTGTCGTACTAAGATTCCCCGGCGCCACGGGAAAGAAAATCCCTCCCTCGGATGACCCTGTTACCGGGGTCAAAATGAAGGACATCCGAATTTCTTCGGATGTATCCGCTCGCGTCTTCTTACCAAGAGGCGAGAGTGGATACACCAAACTCCCACTTCTGCTCTACATCCACGGAGGTGGATTCTGCATGGAATCCGCCTTTTCCGTGGTTTACACACGCTACGTTAGCAATCTTGCTGCACAAGCTAACGTCATAGTTGTCTCAGTCGAGTACAGTCTCTACTCCCCTTGTCGGCCTCTCCCTGCATGCTACGAGGAATCATGGGCCGCACTCGAGTGGGTGGCATCTCACGACAAGGGGTGTGGTCTAGAACCTTGGATCAACAACCACGCCGATCTTCAACGGATATTCGTAGGCGGAGACTCCGCCGGAGGAAACATTTGCCATACATTACTAGCTTGTGCGGGGCGGTCGTTGTCATCGAGGCAACGACCGCTTCCCGAGAGCGTAAGGGTGGAAGGGATGATATTGGCTCATCCTTACTTCGGGATAGGAGGGAGGGACGAGGAAATGTGGTTATACATGTGTCCTACAAACGAAGGTCCTAATGATCGTAGATTGAAGCCTACTTTGGAGGATTTGGCTACAATCAGGTGTGAGCGGGTGTTGGTGCTGGTGGCGGAGAATGACCCTATGAATGTCGCCGGAAAACGGTACGTGGAGGATCTGATCAAAAGTGGATGGAAAGGAACGGTTGAGATTGTCGAAAACACGAAAAAGAATCATTGTTTTCATTTATACAATCTTGAGGATCAAGAGGCTATTGCTAACATGAGGCGCATTACTTCTTTCATCCATAGTAGTCATTACATAAAAGTTAAGGGTAGTAATAAGAACCCTAATTTGCACCTTTACTCTTCTCTCTAA
- the LOC110782232 gene encoding probable carboxylesterase 5 translates to MVSSNSSNNEWTYTESDIAKKFSFFNLLKDGRIHVFTSLYERAPPSDHPVTTPGVETKDITISLTISARIFLPSSAATTTTTTNKLPLLVYFHGGGFCMQSAFSVEYSLFVSQIVAEANVIAVSVEYRLFPKDCIPACYEDGWGAIQWVGLHCKGGGPECWINDYADLGRVFVGGDSAGGNITHNLVAKVAEGLPENVRVEGMILIHPFFWEGEEMWMFMCPTNKGPKDPRLTPAVEDLARMGCDRVLVLVAEKDDEHLYEAGKKYAENLIKSGWKGTVAELMENKGKEHIFHLYDPLDPEAVAIRQRISSFIHHHHPDNKHGNTDVLPCLNGF, encoded by the exons ATGGTTTCCAGCAACAGCAGTAATAATGAGTGGACTTACACAGAATCAGACATAGCCAAAAAATTCTCATTCTTCAACCTCCTAAAAGACGGCCGCATCCACGTCTTCACCTCCCTATACGAGCGAGCACCACCGTCAGACCACCCTGTCACCACCCCTGGCGTCGAAACCAAAGACATAACAATCTCCCTTACCATCTCCGCTCGAATCTTCCTCCCTTCttccgccgccaccaccaccaccaccaccaacaaacTACCACTCCTGGTTTATTTCCACGGTGGAGGCTTCTGCATGCAGTCTGCCTTTTCTGTGGAGTATTCCCTCTTTGTTTCTCAAATTGTTGCAGAAGCCAATGTGATTGCTGTTTCTGTTGAGTATAGGCTGTTTCCAAAGGACTGTATTCCTGCTTGTTATGAAGATGGTTGGGGTGCGATTCAGTGGGTGGGGTTGCATTGTAAGGGTGGTGGACCGGAATGTTGGATCAATGATTACGCTGATCTTGGGAGGGTGTTTGTTGGTGGTGATTCTGCCGGAGGGAATATCACTCATAACTTGGTAGCTAAG GTTGCAGAAGGACTACCAGAGAATGTTAGAGTAGAAGGGATGATCTTAATCCATCCCTTCTTTTGGGAAGGTGAGGAGATGTGGATGTTCATGTGTCCTACAAACAAGGGTCCCAAGGATCCTAGGCTGACGCCCGCCGTAGAGGATCTGGCTAGGATGGGGTGTGACCGGGTTCTAGTGCTGGTGGCCGAAAAGGACGACGAGCATTTGTACGAGGCAGGGAAAAAATACGCCGAGAACCTGATCAAGAGCGGGTGGAAAGGTACGGTGGCGGAGTTGATGGAGAACAAAGGGAAGGAACATATTTTTCACCTTTATGATCCTTTGGATCCTGAAGCCGTTGCTATCCGACAACGCATCTCTTCCTTtatccatcatcatcatccagaCAATAAACATGGTAATACGGATGTATTACCATGTTTAAATGGGTTTTAA
- the LOC110782389 gene encoding uncharacterized protein encodes MAPKAKEKAKGSSSQPTISIEDLFTSLNKFIGKKEYAQVVKVAEQVLSTAPGDEDALRCKIVALINTDNIDGAIAVIQSSHKLPIDLSFLKAYCLYRLNKLDEALEYLKSQERSTATMLLESQILYRLGRMDACLDIYQKLQNLSVDSLEVNFVAGLVGAGRSSEVQRVLEALKVKPSSSFELAYNTACSLIERNNYVDAEQLLLSARRVGQESLMEDNWADDDIENELAPIAVQLAYVQQKLGNTQEAVQAYLDMIKQNLDDEPSLAIATNNLISLRGLKEVSDSLKKLDRLIEKGEGGQFRLAGALESKLSVKQKEAVYVNRALLLVHANKIDQARELVTALVGMFPDSATPVLLQAAVLVRENKASRAEEVLGQFAGKFPDKLKVFLLARAQVAAAAGHFQVAAESLSKIPDIQHMPATVATIVALKERLGDIDGAELVLDNAIEWWSNSMSEDNNNKLTVIMQEAASFKLKHGRQEEALKLFEELVKNNNNVDALVGLVTTAAHVNVEKAEAYEKKLKSLPGLKGINVDDLEATSGAKPSENGSRLVNIEGHDETKKDKTKKKRKRKPRYPKGFDPAHPGPPPDPERWLPKRERSTFRPKRKDKRAANVRGSQGAVSRDKHEAGNSDGPVRSSGADNVDSKATNSKSSQTSSSKAASQNTGGSKSKKKSRK; translated from the exons ATGGCACCAAAAGCCAAAGAGAAAGCTAAAGGGTCTTCATCACAGCCAACCATTTCAATCGAGGATCTCTTTACTTCCCTTAATAAATTCATCGGGAAAAAGGAATATGCGCAGGTCGTCAAAGTTGCAGAACAAG TTCTGTCAACTGCTCCGGGTGATGAGGATGCTCTTCGGTGCAAGATTGTAGCTCTGATTAATACTGATAACATTGATGGAGCTATTGCGGTTATTCAGTCTTCACATAAGCTTCCAATTGACCTTAGTTTCCTTAAG GCGTACTGTTTGTACAGGCTAAACAAACTGGATGAAGCTTTGGAATACTTGAAAAGCCAGGAGAGGAGTACTGCAACTATGTTGCTAGAATCCCAGATATTGTATCGTTTGGGAAGAATGGATGCTTGCCTTGACATCTATCAAAAGCTTCAAAACTTAAGTGTTGACTCATTGGAGGTCAACTTCGTTGCTGGTCTGGTAGGAGCAGGGAGATCTTCTGAGGTGCAAAGAGTGCTAGAAGCTCTAAAGGTTAAACCATCAAGCAGCTTTGAACTGGCATATAACACTGCTTGCTCTTTGATCGAGAGGAATAATTATGTGGACGCAGAACAGCTTTTGCTGTCAGCTAGAAG AGTCGGTCAGGAATCACTGATGGAAGATAACTGGGCGGATGATGATATAGAAAATGAATTGGCACCTATAGCTGTTCAACTGGCATATGTTCAGCAG AAACTTGGAAATACACAAGAAGCTGTGCAAGCATACTTGGACATGATAAAACAGAATTTAGATGATGAACCATCCCTTGCTATTGCAACAAACAACTTAATTTCCCTCCGAGGTCTAAAAGAAGTTTCTGACAGCCTGAAGAAGCTTGATCGGCTTATAGAGAAAGGTGAGGGGGGCCAGTTCCGGTTGGCTGGTGCCCTCGAGTCAAAGCTTTCAGTCAAGCAGAAGGAAGCAGTCTATGTTAATCGAGCACTTTTGCTGGTTCATGCTAACAAAATTGACCAG GCCCGGGAACTTGTTACTGCTTTAGTGGGAATGTTTCCAGACAGTGCGACGCCAGTGCTGCTTCAAGCTGCTGTACTGGTCAGGGAGAACAAGGCTAGCAGAGCTGAAGAAGTGCTGGGGCAGTTTGCTGGTAAGTTTCCTGACAAGTTGAAGGTATTCCTCCTTGCCAGAGCTCAAGTGGCTGCTGCCGCCGGTCACTTTCAAGTGGCAGCTGAGTCCCTTTCAAAGATTCCCGATATCCAACACATGCCTGCTACAGTGGCCACCATTGTTGCCTTGAAAGAACGTTTAGGAGACATCGATGGTGCTGAGTTAGTGTTAGACAATGCAATCGAATGGTGGTCCAATTCAATGTCTGAAGATAACAACAATAAACTTACCGTTATCATGCAAGAAGCTGCTTCTTTCAAGCTCAAGCATGGTAGACAGGAAGAGGCTTTGAAGTTGTTTGAGGAACTTGTTAAGAACAATAACAATGTTGATGCTTTGGTGGGATTAGTGACTACTGCTGCTCATGTCAATGTTGAGAAGGCTGAAGCTTATGAAAAGAAGCTCAAATCACTTCCTGGTTTGAAAGGAATTAATGTAGATGATCTTGAGGCAACCTCTGGTGCAAAGCCTTCCGAAAATGGGTCCCGTCTTGTGAATATCGAAGGGCATGATGAAACTAAGAAGGATAAAACAAAGAAGAAAAGGAAGAGAAAGCCGAGATATCCAAAGGGGTTTGATCCGGCTCATCCGGGCCCACCACCAGACCCGGAGCGCTGGTTGCCAAAGAGGGAGAGATCTACTTTCAGACCCAAGAGAAAGGATAAGAGGGCAGCTAATGTGAGAGGCTCACAGGGTGCGGTTTCTCGGGATAAACACGAGGCTGGAAATTCTGATGGGCCTGTTCGGAGTTCTGGGGCTGATAATGTTGATTCCAAGGCCACAAATTCAAAGTCAAGCCAAACCAGCAGCTCGAAAGCAGCCTCCCAGAATACAGGTGGATCTAAATCAAAAAAGAAGTCAAGGAAATAG